A section of the Drosophila sechellia strain sech25 chromosome 3L, ASM438219v1, whole genome shotgun sequence genome encodes:
- the LOC6610537 gene encoding actin-binding Rho-activating protein has product MAESQDSSVSSRITLFNQQAEQHKNWMMINPFAHYNVNEMPKRTFPEEEYGRAPAGSLSEQRSLQANVRALEEILQLCDMIQKSGRDDPIDGRKVLAFGQLFETYNDISDKLLATLLGARKYGFVDFSGETLFQGRDDTEPVRLLRPFEELQAEIIAKVADLRCDFTEKPEEPTLLRED; this is encoded by the exons ATGGCTGAAAGTCAG gATTCGTCGGTCTCGTCACGCATCACGCTCTTTAACCAACAAGCTGAGCAGCATAAGAACTGGATGATGATAAACCCCTTCGCCCATTACAACGTGAACGAGATGCCAAAGAGGACCTTTCCAGAGGAGGAATACGGCAGAGCTCCGGCGGGCAGTCTTTCCGAGCAGAGATCCTTGCAGGCGAATGTCCGTGCTCTGGAGGAGATCCTCCAACTGTGCGATATGATACAGAAATCCGGTCGTGATGATCCTATTGATGGGAGAAAAGTACTAGCTTTCGGGCAGCTATTTGAAACTTACAACGATATATCTGACAAATTGCTTGCCACTCTGTTGGGTGCCCGAAAGTATGGATTCGTGGACTTCAGCGGGGAAACCCTTTTTCAAGGTCGTGATGACACAGAACCCGTCCGCCTGCTTCGCCCCTTCGAGGAGCTCCAAGCCGAAATCATTGCCAAGGTCGCCGATCTGCGCTGCGATTTCACTGAAAAACCGGAGGAACCGACTCTGCTTCGCGAGGATTAG